In Pedobacter sp. WC2423, the following are encoded in one genomic region:
- a CDS encoding glycoside hydrolase family 28 protein: MNNFHLTLTGLIISLALNISAQDKKADPFDHLPIVKEPVFKTDTISIIKYGAVNDGITLNTIQINEAIAASSKNGGGVVLIPGGMWLTGPIELKSNVNLHLQKNALLQFTKDLNQYKLVEGNWEGVAQMRNQSPIWANAQENMAITGYGIIDGAGDVWRMVKKDKLTESQWKARIASGGLVNEEKKIWYPSEKTFKGAGMKDPGLITKDKSAAFYDSIKDFLRPNLLVLNNCRQILLEGVTFQNSPAWNLHPLMCSDLTVRNVYVKNPWYAQNGDGIDIESCKNVLIEGSTFDVGDDGICIKSGRDAAGRKRGIPTENVVIRNSTVYHAHGGFVIGSEMSGGARNIYITDCTFIGTDIGLRFKTTRGRGGVVERIYARNINMKDIVGEAILFDMYYAAVDPIVLSGEKRAIPKIKLLPVTEETPVFRDFHISNIVCDGAAKAIFIRGLPELNISDIYFDQLTIKSKEGIDLQEAKNIQMNHINLIVEQSGPLIRIQHGNNVSYKNPDPASQSLLLK; the protein is encoded by the coding sequence ATGAATAATTTCCATCTAACCCTTACAGGCCTGATCATCAGCCTGGCATTGAATATAAGCGCACAGGATAAAAAAGCAGATCCTTTTGATCATCTGCCCATAGTGAAAGAACCCGTATTCAAAACCGATACGATCAGTATCATTAAATACGGGGCGGTAAATGATGGCATAACACTAAATACCATCCAAATTAATGAGGCTATAGCAGCCAGCAGTAAAAATGGTGGTGGGGTAGTTTTGATACCCGGAGGAATGTGGCTGACCGGACCTATTGAACTCAAAAGTAACGTAAACCTGCACTTGCAAAAAAACGCTTTACTCCAGTTTACCAAAGACCTTAACCAGTACAAACTGGTAGAAGGAAATTGGGAAGGCGTAGCGCAAATGCGGAATCAATCACCAATCTGGGCTAATGCGCAGGAAAATATGGCAATAACCGGTTATGGAATTATTGATGGGGCAGGAGATGTATGGCGGATGGTCAAGAAAGATAAATTGACAGAAAGCCAGTGGAAGGCACGTATAGCTTCCGGTGGTTTAGTGAATGAAGAAAAAAAAATCTGGTATCCTTCAGAAAAAACATTTAAAGGAGCTGGAATGAAAGATCCAGGGCTGATCACCAAAGATAAATCTGCTGCATTTTACGATTCGATTAAAGACTTTCTGCGTCCAAACTTGCTGGTACTGAATAACTGCAGGCAAATTTTGCTGGAAGGCGTTACTTTTCAAAATTCTCCAGCATGGAATTTACATCCGCTGATGTGCAGTGACCTTACTGTCCGGAATGTATACGTGAAAAATCCATGGTATGCACAGAATGGTGATGGAATAGACATTGAATCCTGTAAAAATGTACTCATCGAAGGCAGTACATTTGATGTAGGTGATGATGGAATCTGTATCAAATCAGGAAGAGACGCTGCTGGTCGTAAACGAGGGATTCCAACAGAAAATGTGGTGATCCGGAACAGTACCGTTTATCATGCCCATGGAGGTTTTGTAATTGGCAGTGAAATGTCTGGCGGAGCCAGGAACATTTATATTACTGACTGTACCTTTATCGGTACAGACATTGGTCTGCGGTTTAAAACCACAAGGGGGAGAGGCGGCGTAGTGGAACGCATTTATGCCAGGAATATCAATATGAAGGATATTGTTGGGGAAGCTATTCTCTTTGATATGTATTACGCAGCAGTTGATCCGATAGTTTTATCCGGAGAAAAAAGAGCAATACCAAAAATTAAACTCTTGCCTGTTACGGAAGAAACCCCTGTGTTCAGAGATTTTCATATCAGTAACATTGTTTGCGATGGTGCTGCTAAAGCCATATTCATCCGCGGTTTGCCAGAGCTGAATATCAGTGATATTTATTTTGATCAATTGACTATCAAATCTAAAGAAGGCATTGACTTACAAGAGGCTAAAAACATACAAATGAATCATATCAATCTGATTGTTGAACAGTCAGGACCATTGATCAGGATACAGCATGGAAATAACGTTTCCTATAAAAATCCTGATCCGGCTTCCCAATCACTTCTCCTGAAATAA
- a CDS encoding LacI family DNA-binding transcriptional regulator has translation MFVPSTLKDIASALGYSTSTISRALRDTYEISPETKKIIREYAQKINYRPNPIALSLKERRSKSIGVVVAEVANHYFSQAINGIESIAYDRGYHVIITQTHESYEREKINIHHLASRSVDGLLVSLSAETSDTSHLQDLHQKGLPMVFFDRVAEEIITHKVIANNEKGAFQATEHLIHNGYKRIAHLTSSAHLSISIERLEGYKNALAKHHIPFEQDYVKYCPHGGMFYQETENAVKELMNLKEKPDAIFVAGDRLSIDCLMVFKNLNIKIPQDIVITGFSNSDVLDLMNPSLTSIRQPAFEIGQIATQMLLKVIESKYPVYDFEKKILDTSLFVR, from the coding sequence ATGTTTGTACCCTCTACCTTAAAAGATATAGCCAGTGCTCTGGGCTATTCAACTTCTACGATTTCCAGGGCTTTACGTGATACTTATGAGATCAGCCCGGAAACCAAAAAGATTATCCGGGAGTATGCACAGAAGATAAATTACCGCCCTAATCCTATTGCACTGAGCTTAAAGGAACGCCGGAGCAAATCAATTGGTGTGGTAGTGGCTGAAGTTGCCAACCATTACTTTTCTCAGGCCATTAACGGGATTGAATCTATTGCTTATGACCGTGGTTACCATGTAATCATTACGCAGACCCATGAGTCTTATGAGCGTGAAAAAATTAACATCCATCATCTGGCTTCCAGATCTGTAGATGGCTTACTGGTTTCTTTATCTGCGGAAACAAGTGATACTTCACATCTTCAGGATTTGCATCAAAAAGGATTACCAATGGTGTTTTTTGACAGGGTTGCAGAAGAAATAATCACCCATAAAGTTATAGCTAACAATGAAAAAGGAGCTTTTCAAGCCACAGAGCATCTGATTCATAATGGATATAAAAGAATTGCACATTTAACGAGTTCTGCGCATTTATCAATTAGTATAGAACGGCTGGAGGGTTACAAAAACGCATTGGCCAAGCATCATATCCCTTTTGAGCAGGACTATGTTAAATATTGCCCGCATGGTGGGATGTTTTATCAGGAAACAGAAAATGCAGTCAAAGAATTGATGAACCTGAAGGAAAAACCTGATGCAATTTTTGTAGCAGGTGACCGGTTAAGTATTGATTGCCTGATGGTATTTAAGAATTTAAATATCAAAATTCCGCAGGATATTGTGATTACAGGATTTAGTAATTCTGATGTCCTGGACCTGATGAATCCTTCGCTGACTTCTATCCGGCAGCCTGCCTTTGAAATCGGACAGATAGCCACTCAAATGCTGCTTAAAGTCATAGAAAGTAAGTATCCAGTATATGATTTCGAAAAAAAGATACTGGATACAAGCTTATTTGTAAGGTAA